One Sphingobacteruim zhuxiongii DNA window includes the following coding sequences:
- a CDS encoding DUF4134 domain-containing protein, whose protein sequence is MEKQSKKVLLTGVAFLSAFGVFAQGNGSAGIQEATQMVTSYFDPATQLIYAIGAVVGLIGGVKVYNKFSSGDPDTSKTAASWFGACIFLIVAATILRSFFL, encoded by the coding sequence ATGGAAAAACAAAGCAAAAAAGTGTTGCTGACAGGCGTTGCGTTCCTGTCGGCATTCGGTGTGTTCGCACAGGGCAACGGCTCGGCAGGCATCCAAGAAGCCACGCAGATGGTAACGAGTTACTTCGACCCTGCAACCCAACTCATCTATGCGATTGGGGCAGTGGTTGGACTAATCGGAGGCGTAAAGGTGTACAACAAATTCAGTAGCGGTGACCCCGATACAAGCAAGACTGCGGCATCGTGGTTTGGGGCTTGTATCTTCCTAATCGTAGCGGCGACCATTCTCCGCTCATTCTTCCTTTAA
- a CDS encoding DUF4133 domain-containing protein: MSNYNINKGIGRTVEFKGLKAQYLFIFAGGLLGVLVLVMIMYMAGVNSYICLFIGAGGASLIVWQTFALNGKYGEHGLMKVGAKKRHPKYIICRKAVHRYLKFNTKSNAL, encoded by the coding sequence ATGAGCAATTACAATATCAATAAAGGTATCGGTAGGACGGTCGAGTTCAAAGGACTGAAAGCACAGTACCTGTTCATCTTCGCCGGAGGCTTGCTCGGTGTGCTTGTCCTCGTCATGATTATGTACATGGCAGGTGTAAACTCTTACATCTGCCTGTTCATCGGGGCAGGCGGTGCATCGCTCATCGTTTGGCAAACATTCGCATTGAACGGCAAATACGGCGAACATGGATTGATGAAAGTCGGGGCAAAGAAAAGGCATCCGAAATACATCATCTGTCGCAAAGCCGTACACCGCTATTTGAAGTTCAACACTAAATCCAATGCCCTATGA
- a CDS encoding transposase: MARIFDESFKKMAVELSSLKGSVLEAAKELDLDASRLSKWRVDPRYNGGTLLPKNDKLTPEEQEIRELKKRLKEAELENVILKKAVAIFSKGD; this comes from the coding sequence ATGGCAAGAATATTTGATGAGTCATTTAAAAAAATGGCAGTAGAGTTGTCCTCTCTAAAGGGCTCGGTTTTGGAAGCAGCAAAAGAGTTGGATCTAGATGCAAGTAGATTAAGTAAATGGCGTGTAGATCCTAGATATAATGGAGGTACACTATTACCAAAGAATGATAAATTAACTCCAGAGGAGCAAGAGATTAGGGAGTTAAAAAAGCGTTTAAAGGAAGCAGAATTAGAAAACGTAATCTTAAAAAAGGCGGTAGCCATCTTTTCCAAGGGCGACTGA
- a CDS encoding IS3 family transposase: MRKYEFIKSHMNLFAVEKMCKIINTSSSSFYKWISRPKSNRDKRTEELSILVKQAHQDSDQIYGSPRITLELNKKNHKISRSYVARLMRKLNLRSKIRKKFKITTDSKHSFQLAENLLGRNFFTDGLSQKWVGDITYIKTGSGWLYLTTVIDLADRKIIGWSFSNDMTAEHTTLKALKMAIAQRNVKQGLIFHSDRGAQYACNEFKSFLGKNEIIQSMSRKGNCWDNAVAESFFKTLKCELVYHRKFANREAARLEIFRYIEGFYHQKRIHSGLGNKTPNEMEKFYKSTSLLVA; encoded by the coding sequence CTGAGAAAATATGAGTTCATAAAATCGCATATGAACCTATTCGCAGTTGAAAAGATGTGCAAGATTATAAATACAAGCAGTAGTTCGTTTTACAAATGGATTTCTAGACCAAAAAGCAACAGAGATAAGAGAACAGAGGAATTATCTATACTGGTAAAACAAGCACATCAGGACAGTGACCAAATATACGGCAGTCCTCGAATTACTTTAGAACTGAATAAGAAAAATCATAAAATATCACGTTCTTATGTCGCCAGATTGATGAGAAAATTGAATCTAAGAAGCAAGATTCGGAAGAAATTTAAGATAACGACAGATTCCAAACACAGTTTTCAACTTGCTGAGAATCTCCTTGGAAGAAATTTCTTTACAGATGGCCTATCGCAAAAATGGGTTGGTGATATTACCTACATCAAGACTGGATCAGGATGGCTGTATCTTACTACTGTTATCGACCTTGCCGATAGAAAAATCATAGGTTGGTCGTTCAGTAATGACATGACGGCAGAGCATACAACTTTAAAAGCACTTAAAATGGCTATTGCACAAAGGAATGTAAAACAGGGTCTGATTTTCCACTCAGATAGAGGTGCTCAATATGCATGCAACGAGTTTAAGTCTTTCTTAGGAAAAAATGAAATTATCCAAAGTATGAGCAGGAAAGGTAATTGTTGGGATAACGCAGTCGCGGAAAGCTTCTTCAAAACACTAAAATGTGAATTAGTTTATCACAGAAAATTTGCAAACAGGGAAGCTGCGAGATTAGAAATCTTTAGATACATCGAAGGATTTTACCATCAAAAAAGAATCCATTCTGGATTAGGTAATAAAACACCAAATGAAATGGAAAAATTTTATAAATCAACTAGTTTATTAGTGGCATAA
- a CDS encoding TraQ conjugal transfer family protein yields MYVLPQTQFRLYYTSQSTVSQSFDIWISDNFGNEKQLSFQFNSRD; encoded by the coding sequence GTGTACGTGTTGCCACAGACACAATTTAGGCTGTATTACACCTCGCAATCCACCGTGTCACAGTCGTTTGATATTTGGATTTCGGACAATTTCGGGAACGAAAAGCAATTGAGTTTCCAGTTTAACAGCCGTGATTGA
- a CDS encoding response regulator, with product MDTGKDNKNNVCVAVIDDNAQLRDISVNQLENSGYTVLFQTGVGQEALQKLKEHDGWPDVCIIEEDFATAKLLLEKHPDLKILISSTQDDTESITDMLKAGVSGYILKFADPNEMLTAVKVLSENKKYFSVGISGTATEYFKSQPQS from the coding sequence ATGGATACTGGAAAAGACAACAAAAACAATGTCTGTGTAGCGGTCATAGATGACAATGCACAGCTTCGGGATATATCCGTAAATCAGCTTGAAAATTCGGGTTATACGGTATTGTTCCAAACAGGTGTCGGGCAGGAAGCCCTGCAAAAGTTAAAAGAGCATGACGGGTGGCCGGATGTCTGTATCATCGAGGAAGACTTTGCCACCGCTAAACTTTTGCTCGAAAAGCATCCCGATTTAAAAATCCTAATTTCAAGTACGCAAGATGACACGGAAAGTATAACGGATATGCTAAAGGCAGGTGTTTCGGGCTATATATTGAAATTCGCCGACCCCAATGAAATGCTAACCGCCGTTAAAGTACTGAGTGAAAACAAAAAATATTTCAGTGTTGGGATTAGCGGTACAGCAACGGAATATTTTAAAAGTCAACCCCAATCTTAG
- a CDS encoding antirestriction protein ArdA: MRNISIGNGIETKQQYHLSLPNKSKKLIQNRKEMKHQINTSEARVYVGTYGKYNDGSIFGKWLDLSDYANSDEFYTACKELHNDEADPEFMFQDYENIPNGLIGESWISNNIFEVLEALKDMDESRKEAFLIWCDNGHRKLSETDISDLMSDFDDDYIGEYKDEEDFAYEQVEQMDLPEFAKQYFDYEAYARDLFSGDYWSDSGYVFYNS, from the coding sequence ATGAGGAATATAAGCATTGGAAATGGTATTGAAACAAAACAACAGTACCACCTCTCATTGCCGAATAAATCAAAAAAATTAATTCAAAACAGAAAAGAAATGAAACATCAAATAAACACATCGGAAGCAAGAGTATATGTCGGCACATATGGAAAATACAATGACGGTTCAATCTTCGGAAAATGGCTTGACCTTTCCGATTATGCAAACAGCGACGAATTTTATACCGCTTGCAAGGAACTGCACAATGACGAGGCAGACCCCGAATTTATGTTTCAAGATTACGAGAATATCCCGAACGGCTTAATCGGCGAAAGTTGGATAAGCAACAACATTTTTGAGGTTTTGGAGGCTTTGAAAGACATGGACGAGAGCCGGAAAGAGGCATTTTTAATATGGTGTGACAACGGACACCGTAAGCTATCCGAGACCGATATAAGCGACCTAATGAGCGATTTTGACGATGATTATATAGGCGAATACAAGGACGAGGAAGATTTTGCCTATGAGCAGGTAGAGCAAATGGACTTGCCCGAATTTGCAAAGCAGTATTTCGATTATGAGGCTTATGCCCGTGACCTGTTTAGCGGTGACTATTGGAGTGATAGCGGTTACGTATTCTACAATTCATAA
- a CDS encoding SPFH domain-containing protein, whose translation MERIIKPASGYLALLILLLTIVGGGYSIYFMVSTGQKGLGLFMLFLSFVFFLIIANRLLIVNPNHSRVLNLFGKYRGTIKDNGLFFINPFYTAQRISLRSENLQGHTLKVNDKMGNPIEIAAVIVWKIGDTYKAAYDVQSYNDYVRVQSEAAVRHLAVSFAYDNFEDQHAEITLREGGDAVNAILENELTERLAKAGVIVEEARISHLAYAAEIAGAMLQRQQATAIVAARAKIVEGAVGMVDMALKKLSEENIVELDDEKKASMVSNLMVVLCGEKAAQPVVNAGTLYN comes from the coding sequence ATGGAAAGAATTATTAAACCAGCATCAGGCTATTTAGCGCTACTAATCTTACTGTTAACTATTGTTGGCGGGGGATATTCGATTTACTTTATGGTCTCTACGGGACAGAAAGGATTGGGCTTATTTATGTTGTTTTTATCCTTTGTTTTCTTCCTAATTATAGCAAATCGGCTTTTAATTGTAAATCCGAACCATTCTAGAGTATTAAATTTATTTGGAAAGTATAGAGGTACGATTAAGGACAATGGCTTATTTTTCATCAATCCGTTTTATACGGCGCAGCGGATTAGCTTACGTTCGGAGAACTTACAAGGGCACACGTTGAAGGTTAATGATAAGATGGGTAATCCAATAGAGATTGCTGCAGTTATTGTTTGGAAGATAGGAGATACCTACAAGGCGGCATACGATGTACAGAGCTATAACGACTATGTGCGCGTACAGAGTGAGGCAGCGGTACGTCATTTGGCGGTGAGTTTTGCTTACGACAACTTTGAGGATCAGCATGCTGAGATTACCTTGCGTGAGGGTGGAGATGCTGTCAATGCGATCCTGGAGAATGAGTTGACGGAACGTTTGGCGAAGGCGGGAGTTATTGTTGAGGAGGCGCGTATCAGCCACTTGGCTTATGCGGCGGAAATCGCGGGAGCGATGCTACAGCGTCAACAAGCAACGGCGATTGTTGCAGCACGTGCAAAGATTGTCGAAGGTGCAGTAGGCATGGTAGACATGGCCTTAAAGAAGCTTTCGGAGGAGAATATTGTTGAGTTGGATGATGAGAAGAAAGCATCGATGGTGAGCAACCTGATGGTCGTTCTATGTGGAGAGAAGGCGGCACAACCTGTTGTTAACGCGGGTACCCTGTACAATTAA
- a CDS encoding type II toxin-antitoxin system antitoxin, with amino-acid sequence MKKSFVIRVDDELYKQLEKWAHDEFRSVNGQIEYLIHTSLQKAGRMKKTTAKAKKESDQDNS; translated from the coding sequence ATGAAGAAAAGTTTTGTGATCCGTGTGGACGATGAATTGTACAAGCAGCTGGAAAAGTGGGCGCATGATGAATTCAGAAGTGTCAATGGACAAATAGAATATCTTATTCATACTAGTTTACAGAAAGCTGGAAGAATGAAAAAGACGACAGCGAAGGCTAAAAAAGAAAGCGATCAGGATAATTCCTGA
- a CDS encoding PLP-dependent cysteine synthase family protein codes for MIEKKIGNTPLTRCPFLSDKFRTNIYIKDESFNPGKSSKDRAAYFMLEDAIKGNKVSPGGTIVEASSGNTGISIALMARELGCRVKIFVSKTCSAEKRALLEEYGASIEICDNSFGLHVFNSTQYQAQAYAANNENAYFTNQYYNSANIKAHYRTTGPELWEQTNQRISHVMVGVGTGGSISGIGRYLKEQNSAIRIIGVEPINSVYQAYLVDGALAHSGLVHDAIEGIGRTFIPGTFDAQVVDTIYQVDEERTKQCAQDHRADTNRLIGFSSAAVLAALEQNIDELKLSSEDHLVLYFPDHGDRYLQKLYNQTEREDSETFETS; via the coding sequence TTGATAGAGAAAAAGATTGGCAATACCCCTTTGACACGATGTCCCTTCTTGTCTGACAAGTTCAGAACGAACATTTATATCAAAGATGAAAGCTTCAATCCAGGGAAATCTTCTAAGGACCGGGCGGCATACTTTATGTTGGAGGATGCCATTAAAGGCAATAAGGTTTCTCCTGGAGGAACGATTGTCGAGGCGAGCAGCGGGAACACTGGAATCAGCATTGCCTTAATGGCTAGGGAACTGGGCTGCAGAGTCAAGATCTTTGTATCGAAGACCTGCTCCGCTGAAAAGCGGGCGTTACTAGAAGAATATGGCGCCTCGATTGAGATATGCGATAATTCCTTTGGCTTACATGTGTTCAACTCGACGCAGTACCAGGCACAGGCATATGCTGCCAACAATGAAAACGCTTATTTCACCAATCAATACTATAATTCAGCGAATATTAAAGCCCATTACCGCACCACGGGACCTGAGCTTTGGGAACAAACCAATCAGCGCATTAGCCATGTGATGGTTGGTGTAGGTACCGGCGGCAGTATCTCTGGCATTGGACGTTACCTGAAGGAGCAGAATAGCGCTATACGTATCATCGGTGTTGAACCCATCAATTCCGTATATCAGGCTTATCTAGTGGATGGTGCTTTGGCGCATAGCGGACTTGTGCACGATGCCATAGAAGGAATTGGAAGAACCTTTATTCCCGGAACGTTCGATGCACAAGTGGTCGATACGATCTATCAGGTCGATGAGGAACGCACAAAACAATGCGCGCAAGACCATCGAGCCGACACCAATCGCCTTATCGGATTCTCCAGTGCAGCAGTATTAGCCGCCTTGGAGCAAAATATTGACGAATTAAAGTTATCTTCGGAGGACCATTTGGTACTATATTTTCCAGATCACGGAGATCGTTACCTACAGAAGCTATATAACCAAACCGAGCGTGAAGACTCGGAGACCTTTGAAACCTCATGA
- a CDS encoding DUF6695 family protein: MHTYQDIAIPIAWPDQTARGDELWFKVLKTVGIVKNLNFRIGHAAILLIEHHTGQVLYYDFGRYICPRGYGRARSAAFDPRLYIQTQAKFSEAKELINLDEILAELQQMEDATHGGGRMLCAISERISFHKAMTYAEALVNKGPVLYGAIAPGNNSCSRYVAQILTEGMETKDKRISKILYPESLKASPTSNVVNGGKDGAFYCYADQRLERWQMNRKQSLKFQVDQLLINFSRGRANTLPQDSQLGYIAEPSKPLQLPSGATWLGGLGEGCWFAIAQQDDTYHISKYNHLGKLDYVVPAETLEKFDSSAAYEFTYEIHYMRHHIRQSGRTIAFQSKQVEENQLKQSI, encoded by the coding sequence ATGCATACCTACCAAGATATTGCGATTCCAATAGCGTGGCCCGATCAAACGGCACGAGGGGATGAACTGTGGTTTAAAGTACTCAAGACGGTCGGAATTGTGAAGAACCTCAATTTCAGAATCGGGCACGCTGCTATTCTGCTGATTGAGCATCACACTGGTCAAGTATTGTATTACGACTTCGGGCGCTATATTTGTCCTCGGGGCTATGGTCGCGCACGCTCGGCAGCATTTGATCCTCGACTGTATATTCAAACGCAGGCAAAATTCTCCGAAGCGAAAGAACTTATCAATTTAGACGAAATTCTGGCTGAGCTACAGCAAATGGAGGATGCAACACATGGTGGCGGACGAATGCTGTGCGCCATAAGCGAGCGTATCAGTTTTCACAAAGCGATGACCTATGCGGAAGCTTTGGTAAACAAGGGCCCCGTACTTTACGGAGCAATTGCCCCTGGAAATAACAGCTGCTCACGTTATGTGGCACAAATCCTGACCGAGGGCATGGAAACAAAAGATAAGCGCATTTCAAAAATACTATACCCCGAATCCTTAAAAGCGAGCCCCACCAGTAATGTGGTCAATGGGGGAAAGGATGGTGCATTTTATTGCTATGCTGATCAACGATTAGAACGCTGGCAAATGAATAGGAAGCAATCGCTGAAATTTCAAGTCGACCAGCTATTGATTAATTTTTCGAGAGGCCGGGCGAATACACTTCCGCAAGATTCGCAATTGGGCTATATAGCGGAGCCCAGTAAGCCCTTGCAGCTGCCTTCGGGTGCTACTTGGCTCGGTGGACTTGGCGAGGGCTGCTGGTTTGCCATAGCCCAACAAGATGACACCTATCACATCAGCAAGTACAATCATCTAGGAAAGCTGGACTATGTAGTGCCGGCGGAAACCCTGGAGAAATTTGATTCATCCGCAGCCTATGAATTTACCTACGAAATTCACTACATGCGTCATCATATAAGACAATCGGGTAGGACAATAGCCTTTCAAAGCAAGCAAGTAGAAGAAAATCAACTCAAACAATCAATTTAA
- the panD gene encoding aspartate 1-decarboxylase has protein sequence MEVTLLKAKIHTVKVTEANVAYNGSITIDADLLDAAGILKYEQVYINNAINGSRIMTYVLPGKRGSGEVCMNGGAALHAKVGDTVHILSFINLSPAEAENYQPTLVFTEGENQIKSVEKYEY, from the coding sequence ATGGAAGTAACCCTATTAAAAGCGAAAATTCACACCGTCAAAGTTACGGAGGCCAATGTAGCCTATAATGGTTCGATTACAATCGACGCCGATCTGCTCGATGCAGCAGGTATCTTGAAATACGAACAAGTATATATCAACAACGCAATCAACGGAAGTCGGATTATGACCTATGTTTTGCCTGGCAAACGAGGCTCTGGAGAGGTCTGTATGAACGGTGGCGCGGCATTGCATGCGAAAGTCGGGGATACGGTACACATTCTATCCTTTATCAACCTGAGCCCAGCAGAGGCGGAGAACTATCAGCCCACTTTGGTATTCACTGAAGGGGAAAATCAGATTAAATCGGTAGAGAAATACGAATATTAA
- a CDS encoding quinol oxidase subunit 4, giving the protein MKRIIGLVMVVVLALTAASCYSNRHHPQGMPPGQAKKIYGKKSAKQFAPGQQKKKHKGKKGNNGKRHHNDVHWYN; this is encoded by the coding sequence ATGAAACGAATTATAGGATTAGTAATGGTAGTCGTGTTGGCTTTGACTGCAGCATCATGTTACAGTAACCGTCATCACCCACAAGGGATGCCTCCAGGACAGGCAAAGAAGATTTATGGTAAGAAATCTGCAAAGCAATTTGCGCCTGGTCAACAAAAGAAAAAACATAAAGGTAAAAAAGGAAATAACGGAAAACGCCATCATAATGATGTACATTGGTACAACTAA
- a CDS encoding bifunctional riboflavin kinase/FAD synthetase, producing the protein MKIYRNLDEFEPLDFAIVTIGTFDGVHVGHQKILNKITELAKHNTGESVLLTFYPHPRLIINPDDDSLRLINDIEEKVEQLALAGIDHLIITPFTRDFSNQSPEQYISDVLVNKIGCKKIVIGYDHHFGKDRKGTIKELIHYANIFDYSVEEIPEQDIEDVAVSSTRIRESLIKGDIDTANKYLGYPFELTGTVIRGDQIGREIGFPTANLHIHESHKLIPAYGIYAVEVEVYPRSSEINTGPYFQPQPERIAKGMCYIGTRPTVDGMSRKIEVNLLDFSDDLYSKTLRVKFLSFIRHDQWFESLDLMKEQIKKDEHAIRSYFELV; encoded by the coding sequence ATGAAGATATATAGAAATCTGGACGAATTCGAACCACTAGATTTTGCCATTGTCACCATTGGCACATTTGACGGAGTTCACGTCGGCCATCAAAAGATTTTAAATAAGATAACGGAGTTAGCTAAGCATAATACGGGCGAATCGGTCCTATTAACCTTCTACCCCCACCCACGATTAATCATCAATCCAGACGACGATTCATTACGCCTAATCAACGATATCGAAGAAAAGGTAGAACAGCTCGCACTAGCAGGTATTGACCACCTAATCATCACCCCTTTCACTAGAGACTTTTCAAATCAATCCCCAGAACAATATATTTCTGATGTATTAGTCAATAAAATCGGCTGTAAGAAAATTGTCATCGGCTATGATCATCACTTTGGAAAAGACAGAAAAGGAACGATCAAAGAATTGATACACTATGCAAATATCTTTGACTATTCTGTAGAAGAGATTCCAGAACAAGATATTGAGGATGTTGCTGTATCATCTACTCGCATTCGCGAATCCTTGATTAAAGGTGATATCGACACAGCGAACAAATACTTAGGTTATCCTTTTGAATTGACAGGAACAGTAATCCGCGGCGATCAAATTGGTAGAGAGATTGGGTTTCCTACAGCGAACCTTCATATCCACGAAAGCCATAAGCTTATCCCTGCATACGGCATCTATGCCGTGGAGGTTGAGGTATACCCTCGCTCCTCGGAGATCAATACAGGGCCTTATTTCCAGCCACAGCCGGAACGTATTGCCAAGGGTATGTGTTATATCGGGACGCGTCCGACAGTCGATGGTATGAGTCGTAAAATTGAAGTCAACTTATTAGACTTCAGCGATGACTTATACAGCAAGACCTTACGCGTGAAGTTTCTTTCTTTTATCCGTCATGATCAATGGTTTGAAAGCTTAGATCTGATGAAAGAACAGATTAAGAAAGACGAGCATGCTATCCGAAGCTATTTTGAATTAGTGTAG
- the truB gene encoding tRNA pseudouridine(55) synthase TruB, whose product MENINTLQENTDFNFAQGELLLIDKPLTWTSFDVVGKLRNSLKPLKLKVGHAGTLDPLATGLLIVCTGKMTKQIDTFQAEDKEYIGTFTIGATTPSYDLETEIDATSDISHITEEQIHALAQSFVGEQDQYPPAHSAIKINGERVYEKARRGEEVELKARRVNIMEFDIPAIELPIVHFRIKCSKGTYIRSIAHDFGAKLGVGAHLSSLRRTKSGDFEVAKAWELTELIEIINKNKSLELHK is encoded by the coding sequence ATGGAGAACATTAACACGTTACAAGAGAATACCGATTTCAATTTTGCACAGGGAGAATTGTTATTAATTGACAAGCCCTTAACCTGGACAAGCTTTGATGTCGTCGGTAAATTGCGCAATAGCCTAAAACCGCTAAAACTAAAGGTTGGACATGCAGGTACTTTAGATCCCCTAGCGACCGGATTACTCATCGTCTGTACCGGAAAAATGACCAAACAAATTGACACTTTTCAGGCAGAAGATAAAGAATATATCGGTACCTTTACTATTGGAGCTACCACTCCATCGTATGACCTCGAAACCGAAATTGACGCTACATCTGATATCAGCCATATTACTGAGGAGCAAATCCATGCCCTTGCACAGTCCTTTGTGGGTGAGCAAGATCAATACCCTCCTGCCCATTCGGCCATTAAAATTAATGGAGAGCGGGTTTATGAGAAAGCACGTCGCGGCGAAGAAGTCGAATTAAAAGCACGCCGTGTCAATATTATGGAATTTGACATCCCGGCAATTGAGTTGCCGATTGTACATTTCCGTATTAAATGCAGCAAAGGCACCTATATTCGATCTATAGCACATGATTTTGGTGCTAAATTGGGCGTAGGCGCACATCTATCGAGTCTGAGAAGAACAAAAAGCGGAGATTTTGAAGTCGCAAAGGCTTGGGAATTAACCGAATTAATAGAAATTATTAATAAGAATAAGAGCTTAGAACTACATAAATAA
- a CDS encoding undecaprenyl-diphosphate phosphatase, with protein sequence MNYFEAIILAIVEGLTEYLPISSTAHMGFTAALMGMQESEYLKMFQVSIQFGAILSIVVLYWRKFFDLKNLNLYLKLVIAVIPALVLGKLFDDKIEAVLGNQVAISAVLVLGGVILLFVDKWFKNPTITDEKQIPIKKALIIGFWQCLAMMPGTSRSAASIIGGLTQGLDRKAAAEFSFFLAVPTMLAVTVYSVFVKTWGEGTAQAQKGYEMIMASNETIMVFIVGNVVAFVVAMIAVKSFISVLTKYGFKFWGWYRIIIGLILLVFFWNQ encoded by the coding sequence ATGAATTATTTTGAAGCCATCATCCTTGCGATTGTTGAAGGATTAACGGAATACCTACCCATCTCGTCTACCGCCCATATGGGCTTTACAGCAGCTTTAATGGGTATGCAAGAAAGTGAATATCTAAAGATGTTCCAAGTATCCATACAGTTTGGTGCTATCCTTTCCATCGTCGTATTATACTGGCGCAAATTCTTCGACTTGAAGAATTTGAATCTCTACTTAAAATTAGTGATTGCAGTTATTCCAGCTCTTGTACTGGGAAAACTATTCGATGACAAAATCGAAGCCGTATTGGGCAATCAAGTTGCTATATCTGCGGTTTTAGTACTGGGAGGTGTGATCTTATTATTCGTTGACAAATGGTTTAAAAACCCAACGATAACGGATGAAAAACAAATCCCAATTAAGAAAGCCTTAATCATTGGTTTTTGGCAATGTTTAGCGATGATGCCTGGAACATCACGTTCGGCAGCATCCATTATCGGGGGCTTAACTCAAGGACTTGATCGTAAAGCAGCAGCAGAATTCTCTTTCTTCTTAGCCGTTCCAACCATGCTAGCTGTAACTGTATACTCTGTGTTTGTAAAAACATGGGGCGAAGGTACCGCACAAGCACAAAAAGGCTATGAGATGATTATGGCGAGCAATGAAACTATTATGGTCTTTATCGTTGGTAATGTTGTAGCTTTTGTCGTAGCGATGATTGCCGTAAAATCATTTATCAGTGTATTGACAAAATACGGATTCAAATTTTGGGGATGGTATAGAATTATCATCGGCCTAATCCTATTGGTATTCTTCTGGAATCAATAG
- a CDS encoding DUF3098 domain-containing protein, translating into MSQTVKKKTDATATKGQFAFQKINYQLFILAIVVVAIGFIIMMGTEDIYSFTKITLAPLVVVLGFALGFVAILYKPKNNKAD; encoded by the coding sequence ATGAGCCAAACAGTTAAGAAAAAGACAGATGCAACTGCCACTAAAGGTCAGTTTGCATTCCAAAAGATAAATTATCAATTATTTATTCTTGCGATTGTTGTTGTAGCAATCGGGTTTATTATCATGATGGGCACTGAAGACATTTACAGCTTTACTAAGATTACCTTAGCACCACTTGTCGTGGTATTAGGTTTTGCCTTAGGATTCGTTGCTATTCTTTATAAACCTAAAAACAACAAAGCCGACTAA